In Treponema primitia ZAS-2, a genomic segment contains:
- the secD gene encoding protein translocase subunit SecD: MSKRYRFLIVLLTIGVCFVFLFPTIRWYFMVPKEDQVLALGSREQIKIYASQTAQADLQSLIDAARSGADVPERLSFLTTIAKKNNRDLKNAVWNAQTVLSSFISRQEAQETIETRYRENIFKLKDLQKNAVQLGLDLSGGLSIVLQADMDALRDRLGRELTEEDRTDAVNRALEVLNSRIDKFGLTEPVIRRQGADQIYVEIPGAADPERIGSIIMGKGGLNFHIVDRDALSTFNQYYATHPTSTFNSAGELIDPSIVPADVIIRGVYTKDRYGLDEFTGYTAIKREIGLDGNHIQSALVERNSLNGQPEVTFGLDAEGGDIFYELTSNNVGIPLAIVLDDRVKSQATIQSPIRDQVRLTGFGLEEANNIALTLRTAALPVELEVVNQQAIGASMGSDTIRQGLYALLGGLAVVMIFMLAYYKGSGVNAVVAQVLNIYLMGSILSAFNFTLTLPSIAGFILTIGMAVDANVIIFERMKEELRLGKSRKAAIDAGFNKAFWAIMDSNITTFIAALFLSQLGSGPIQGFAVSLAIGVFSSVFTALFVSRLIFDFGTDVLGSKKLSVSWFSPKIGEVSRGIK; this comes from the coding sequence ATGAGTAAACGATATCGGTTCTTAATCGTCCTTCTGACGATTGGGGTGTGTTTTGTCTTCCTGTTTCCAACTATACGTTGGTATTTTATGGTTCCCAAGGAAGATCAGGTTTTGGCTTTGGGATCCCGGGAGCAGATTAAAATATATGCTTCCCAGACAGCCCAGGCGGATCTTCAATCCTTGATAGATGCGGCCCGTTCCGGCGCTGATGTGCCGGAACGGCTTTCCTTCCTCACAACTATTGCCAAAAAGAACAACCGGGATCTTAAAAATGCGGTGTGGAATGCCCAGACGGTGCTTTCCAGCTTTATAAGCCGCCAGGAAGCCCAGGAAACCATTGAAACTCGGTATCGTGAAAATATCTTCAAGCTAAAGGACCTTCAGAAAAATGCAGTCCAGTTGGGTCTGGATCTTTCCGGGGGCTTAAGTATCGTGTTGCAGGCCGACATGGACGCTCTTCGGGACCGGCTGGGCAGGGAACTTACCGAAGAAGATCGGACCGATGCGGTAAATCGGGCCCTGGAAGTGCTGAACAGTCGTATCGACAAGTTCGGCCTTACCGAGCCGGTGATACGCCGCCAGGGGGCGGACCAGATCTATGTGGAAATACCCGGAGCTGCGGACCCGGAACGGATCGGTTCCATCATCATGGGCAAGGGGGGGCTGAACTTCCATATTGTGGATCGGGACGCCCTCAGTACCTTCAACCAGTATTACGCCACCCATCCCACATCAACCTTTAACAGCGCCGGAGAACTTATCGATCCTTCCATCGTGCCTGCGGACGTGATTATCCGGGGGGTCTATACCAAGGACCGCTACGGCTTGGACGAATTTACCGGGTATACGGCGATCAAACGTGAAATCGGCCTGGACGGCAACCATATACAGAGCGCCCTGGTGGAACGGAATTCCCTGAACGGCCAGCCTGAGGTTACCTTCGGGCTGGATGCCGAGGGGGGGGATATTTTCTATGAGCTTACCTCCAACAACGTGGGTATACCCTTGGCCATAGTGCTGGATGACCGGGTTAAGTCCCAGGCCACCATCCAGTCCCCCATACGGGACCAAGTGCGGCTCACCGGGTTCGGCCTGGAAGAAGCCAATAATATTGCCCTTACCCTGCGAACCGCGGCATTGCCCGTGGAGCTTGAGGTAGTCAACCAGCAGGCCATCGGCGCCTCCATGGGGTCGGATACCATACGCCAGGGGCTTTATGCCTTGCTCGGCGGCCTGGCAGTGGTGATGATCTTCATGCTTGCTTACTATAAAGGGTCCGGGGTAAATGCGGTTGTCGCCCAAGTCCTGAATATTTACCTCATGGGCAGCATACTTTCAGCCTTTAACTTTACCCTGACCCTGCCCAGTATCGCCGGCTTCATCCTGACCATAGGCATGGCGGTGGACGCCAATGTTATCATCTTTGAGCGGATGAAGGAGGAACTGCGGCTGGGCAAGTCCCGGAAAGCCGCCATAGATGCGGGGTTCAACAAGGCCTTCTGGGCCATCATGGACTCCAATATCACTACCTTTATTGCCGCCCTGTTCCTTTCCCAGCTCGGCTCCGGCCCCATTCAGGGCTTTGCGGTCAGCTTGGCCATCGGGGTGTTTTCCTCGGTCTTTACCGCCCTTTTTGTATCGCGGCTTATCTTTGACTTCGGCACCGACGTGTTGGGCAGTAAAAAGCTTTCAGTCAGCTGGTTCTCCCCAAAAATCGGTGAAGTCTCACGGGGGATCAAATAA
- a CDS encoding PucR family transcriptional regulator: MRISADILFMELSGRFTVAFFGNLNGELTLERPQFLRDGTVVKDDQIYICDANTVSAVPDKKTRSILLYMQPNTNLGTVEKYFGLFEAIFTFRDVLPLDIYDIVQNIYSRFDKWDADLLEALNHNRDIQAMLDASDNIFNNPLILHDNYYKVISFSKKYTDAFPRMPYILQEKDADHIDLSEYDIYSMQRAVLFPTSITGVRSLYVNIFQKNRLQYRLLVLEYSRKFNPSDSALLEHLAERVQPIITGSSADAARQMVLPNIIRNILIGEFTDAVSIKELLGTFNWIDDYQYVCMKVFFDSSYDEHPALSFIEAGIKEIIPEACVFEYDAAVAVFINMNDMGENIPDAKIDSFDGFSGEKVDRFSVIMGTFLINNNLKAGISDKFSGFDTLKLYYRQAELALKAGNRSSPLAHLYYFKNIVKSLILDFCAGEFPPSMICSPELIKLRDYDRKHKADLFRTLLKYLENHLNITGTAIELSIHRSTLTYRLERIREISGLNIEDSSNQWYLLLSFKLLELDTGQE, translated from the coding sequence ATGAGGATTAGCGCAGATATACTGTTCATGGAATTAAGCGGCAGGTTTACAGTTGCGTTTTTTGGTAACCTGAACGGTGAACTTACCCTTGAGCGGCCGCAGTTTTTACGGGATGGTACGGTTGTAAAGGATGATCAGATCTATATATGCGATGCAAATACGGTAAGCGCCGTGCCGGATAAAAAAACCCGTTCCATCCTTTTATATATGCAGCCAAATACAAATTTGGGGACCGTGGAAAAATATTTTGGATTATTCGAAGCTATTTTTACCTTCCGTGATGTTTTGCCCCTGGATATTTATGATATAGTGCAGAATATCTATTCCCGTTTCGATAAATGGGATGCAGATCTTCTGGAAGCTCTGAACCATAACAGGGATATCCAGGCCATGCTTGATGCCAGTGATAACATATTCAATAACCCACTGATTCTCCATGATAATTATTACAAGGTTATCAGTTTTTCAAAAAAATATACCGATGCATTTCCCCGGATGCCCTATATACTACAGGAAAAAGACGCTGATCATATTGATCTTTCAGAGTACGATATTTATTCCATGCAGCGGGCAGTACTGTTCCCCACCAGTATAACCGGCGTCCGCAGCCTTTATGTGAACATTTTTCAAAAAAACCGTTTGCAATACCGGCTGTTGGTTCTGGAATATTCCCGAAAATTTAACCCCAGTGACAGCGCCCTTCTAGAACATTTGGCGGAGAGGGTTCAGCCGATTATAACAGGGTCATCCGCAGATGCTGCCAGGCAGATGGTTTTACCAAACATTATCAGGAATATTCTGATTGGAGAATTTACCGATGCAGTTTCTATTAAAGAGCTGCTTGGCACATTCAACTGGATCGATGATTATCAGTATGTATGTATGAAAGTTTTCTTTGACTCAAGTTATGATGAACATCCCGCCCTTTCTTTTATAGAGGCAGGTATAAAAGAAATTATTCCCGAAGCCTGTGTTTTTGAGTACGATGCTGCAGTAGCGGTATTTATCAATATGAATGATATGGGTGAGAACATCCCGGACGCGAAAATTGACAGCTTTGACGGCTTTTCGGGGGAAAAAGTCGACCGGTTTTCGGTTATCATGGGCACATTCCTCATTAATAATAATCTTAAAGCCGGTATCAGCGATAAATTTTCGGGTTTTGATACATTAAAACTGTATTACCGACAGGCGGAATTGGCGTTAAAGGCAGGCAATCGCAGCAGCCCTCTGGCTCATTTGTATTATTTTAAAAATATTGTTAAATCCCTGATCCTTGACTTTTGTGCCGGCGAATTTCCTCCCTCCATGATCTGTTCACCTGAATTAATAAAACTGCGTGATTATGATCGTAAGCATAAAGCCGATTTATTCCGAACCCTTTTAAAATATCTGGAAAATCATTTGAATATCACCGGGACGGCTATAGAATTATCCATACACCGTAGTACCCTTACATATCGGCTGGAACGGATCAGGGAAATAAGCGGTTTGAATATCGAAGACAGCAGCAATCAGTGGTATTTGCTGTTGTCATTTAAATTGCTGGAACTGGATACCGGGCAGGAATGA
- a CDS encoding ASKHA domain-containing protein produces MNTNNSVAPLITVVSGDTEQTIRFDIQKDDNLLKSLQVGGLYVPAICGGRGTCGKCKVKVTRGNLEPSQADRDYFSESDINDGWRLGCNARPGEDLRIIIPKSDEQSFESVISFGTGETEESATGPAAQTEKIALQRSATSFAHQLAGNQDKYLSLHSLTQIALCADMAAAKDAAPVGSEEAIREPAVYLYRDKGAIVSVQSGPEPVYGIGIDIGTTTIAIALVDLVTGRIRDRFSTVNKQRAFGADVISRMQRASKGDLSLLTGSVRKQISVGIETLLATNTIRARDVCKVAVAGNTTMMHLLLGLSCATLGQFPFTPVTLNFVFCSFPELFEGDLSCQVAILPGISTYVGADITAGIYFSNMYKSREPELLMDIGTNGEMALMVSGKLLCTATAAGPAFEGGNIQWGTGSVPGAISSVVWQNGQFELKTIGNRPPGGICGSGVVDLVNEGLKSSLIEPSGRFDKSVPKTGIFLAKTVDGQDINFCQKDVRELQLAKSAVRSGVDALIRHAGLSYGDIKNLFVAGGFGYNLNFSSGAGIGLIPPELQPKVRLIGNSALGGTVRYLLEGDSEETLNAIVGLSEEYSLPEDSYFNEMFIENINFE; encoded by the coding sequence ATGAATACTAATAATTCTGTAGCGCCGCTTATAACCGTGGTTTCCGGCGATACGGAACAAACCATACGTTTCGATATCCAAAAGGATGATAATCTGCTGAAATCCCTGCAAGTCGGGGGCCTGTATGTGCCGGCGATCTGCGGCGGAAGAGGTACCTGTGGTAAATGCAAGGTCAAGGTAACCCGGGGAAACCTTGAGCCATCCCAGGCGGACAGGGATTATTTTTCTGAAAGTGATATTAATGATGGATGGCGGCTTGGCTGCAATGCGCGCCCAGGGGAGGATCTGCGGATCATCATCCCCAAATCTGATGAACAGTCTTTTGAATCGGTGATCAGCTTCGGGACCGGAGAAACTGAAGAGTCCGCTACAGGTCCGGCGGCGCAGACTGAAAAGATAGCCCTGCAACGAAGCGCCACCAGTTTTGCCCACCAGCTAGCGGGTAACCAGGATAAATACCTTTCCCTGCACTCCCTTACCCAAATTGCCCTCTGCGCCGATATGGCGGCGGCCAAGGATGCGGCGCCGGTGGGGTCCGAGGAAGCCATCAGGGAGCCCGCAGTATACCTGTACCGGGACAAAGGCGCCATTGTTTCGGTACAGAGCGGACCTGAGCCGGTCTACGGCATAGGTATAGACATAGGCACCACCACCATTGCCATAGCTCTGGTCGACCTCGTGACCGGCCGGATTCGGGACCGCTTTTCCACGGTAAACAAACAGCGGGCATTCGGCGCCGATGTGATCAGTCGCATGCAGCGGGCCAGTAAGGGTGATCTGTCCCTGCTCACCGGAAGTGTGCGGAAACAAATCTCTGTGGGCATAGAAACCCTGTTGGCCACTAATACGATCAGGGCAAGGGATGTGTGCAAGGTTGCTGTGGCGGGCAATACCACCATGATGCACCTGCTTTTAGGCCTGAGCTGCGCCACCCTGGGGCAGTTTCCCTTTACCCCGGTTACCTTGAATTTTGTATTCTGCTCCTTCCCTGAACTTTTTGAGGGGGATCTGAGCTGCCAAGTAGCTATACTGCCCGGCATTTCCACCTATGTGGGGGCGGATATCACTGCGGGGATATACTTCTCCAATATGTACAAAAGCCGGGAGCCGGAACTCCTCATGGACATCGGGACCAACGGGGAAATGGCCCTCATGGTTTCAGGAAAACTGCTCTGTACCGCCACTGCGGCGGGGCCCGCATTTGAAGGGGGCAATATACAGTGGGGGACCGGCAGCGTACCCGGGGCTATTTCTTCGGTAGTATGGCAGAATGGACAGTTTGAGCTTAAGACCATCGGGAATCGTCCCCCTGGGGGGATCTGCGGTTCCGGGGTGGTGGACTTGGTCAATGAGGGCTTGAAAAGCTCTCTTATAGAACCCAGCGGCAGATTCGATAAATCAGTCCCGAAAACCGGAATTTTCCTGGCCAAGACCGTCGATGGGCAGGATATCAATTTTTGCCAGAAGGATGTCCGGGAGCTGCAGCTTGCAAAAAGCGCCGTCCGGTCCGGGGTGGATGCCCTGATTCGCCATGCCGGCCTTTCCTACGGGGATATAAAAAATCTGTTTGTTGCCGGCGGGTTCGGGTATAACCTCAATTTTTCCAGCGGCGCCGGGATAGGGCTCATTCCCCCGGAACTCCAGCCAAAGGTCCGCCTTATTGGAAACAGCGCCCTGGGCGGAACCGTACGGTACCTACTGGAAGGGGACAGCGAGGAAACCCTGAACGCCATTGTAGGCCTTTCCGAGGAATACAGTTTGCCTGAAGATTCCTATTTTAATGAAATGTTTATTGAAAATATCAATTTTGAATAG
- the ispH gene encoding 4-hydroxy-3-methylbut-2-enyl diphosphate reductase, giving the protein MKVIRARILGYCMGVRRAMDMAEKTLKQRSGPGRVFAMGPLIHNPQAMDALKGQGLEVLDGDELPLDLSASTVIIRAHGITPQLELTLVNRKAHLVDATCPKVKASQLKARALHEEGYRIFLAGDRDHGEIIGIQGYAPHCILAANSTEAAEAAKKLLREDPEARTALIGQTTISPAEYRAIEERIRSFFPALELLDTICGATEARQDSLRSLCAEADAIVVAGGRSSANTRRLLAIARQEGKPAWLVESPAEIPPETRTFKTLGLCAGASTPESLIGAIEKALLKEGPEP; this is encoded by the coding sequence GTGAAGGTAATCCGCGCCCGTATTCTGGGGTATTGCATGGGGGTCCGTCGGGCCATGGATATGGCGGAAAAAACCCTGAAGCAAAGATCCGGCCCGGGCCGGGTGTTTGCCATGGGTCCCCTGATCCACAACCCCCAGGCTATGGACGCCCTGAAAGGGCAGGGTCTTGAGGTTCTGGATGGGGATGAACTTCCTCTAGACCTTAGCGCCTCCACCGTAATTATACGTGCCCATGGGATCACCCCCCAGTTGGAGCTGACCCTGGTAAACCGGAAGGCTCATCTCGTAGACGCCACCTGTCCCAAAGTTAAAGCCAGTCAGTTAAAAGCTCGTGCCCTCCACGAAGAGGGATACCGGATATTCCTCGCCGGCGACCGGGATCATGGGGAGATTATCGGCATTCAGGGTTATGCCCCCCATTGCATCCTGGCCGCAAATAGCACCGAAGCGGCGGAAGCTGCAAAAAAACTTTTACGGGAAGATCCTGAGGCCAGGACCGCTCTCATCGGGCAGACCACCATAAGCCCCGCTGAGTATAGGGCGATCGAAGAGCGCATCCGCTCATTTTTTCCCGCCCTGGAGCTATTGGATACCATCTGCGGGGCCACCGAAGCGCGGCAGGACAGCCTCCGTTCCCTCTGCGCTGAGGCGGATGCCATAGTCGTCGCCGGGGGCCGCTCCTCCGCCAATACCCGGCGGCTCCTTGCCATAGCCCGTCAGGAGGGAAAACCCGCATGGTTGGTTGAATCCCCCGCTGAAATTCCTCCGGAGACAAGGACATTTAAAACCCTGGGGCTTTGCGCCGGGGCTTCAACCCCAGAAAGCCTGATTGGCGCTATAGAAAAGGCGCTGTTGAAAGAGGGGCCTGAACCATGA
- the rd gene encoding rubredoxin, protein MGQKYVCNVCGYIYDPAVGDKGGDIKPGTAFADLPSDWACPTCGVGKDSFDPQ, encoded by the coding sequence ATGGGTCAGAAATACGTGTGTAATGTGTGCGGTTATATCTACGATCCCGCAGTAGGCGATAAAGGGGGGGATATTAAGCCCGGAACCGCCTTTGCGGACCTCCCCAGCGATTGGGCGTGCCCTACCTGCGGGGTTGGGAAGGATAGTTTCGATCCTCAGTGA
- a CDS encoding uroporphyrinogen decarboxylase family protein — MLTKRQNFLETIHGGKPDRFVKQYEALHLLMTPAYQAQNPIGVNSRGPAPGGEAVNSWGVTIKFVEGHPGPFPLHDDAHKVVKDITKWKSVVKMPRTDYPASDWEQYVKIAGAVDRENVFCTVGYFCGLFEQTHYLMGIDDCLAAFYEEPEAMHELVEFITEYELKYAEGVCKYLKPDALFHHDDWGTQISTFMSPAMFDEFYLDSYKKVYAYYKSHGVEIIVHHSDSYAATLVPQMIEMGVDVFQGCTTQNNVPDLVKKYGGKISFMGDLNNGVLDKGDWTKELVRSEVERACRNNGKLYYIPCLTMGGPGSTFPGVYEAVNEEIDRMSKELF; from the coding sequence ATGCTTACTAAAAGACAAAACTTTCTGGAAACCATCCACGGAGGCAAGCCCGACCGGTTTGTTAAGCAGTATGAGGCTTTGCATCTTCTCATGACCCCGGCGTATCAGGCGCAAAACCCGATAGGCGTGAATTCCCGGGGACCGGCGCCTGGAGGCGAAGCGGTCAATTCCTGGGGGGTTACCATTAAGTTTGTGGAAGGCCATCCCGGCCCCTTCCCCTTGCATGACGATGCGCACAAGGTGGTCAAGGATATTACCAAGTGGAAGAGCGTGGTTAAGATGCCGAGAACCGACTATCCCGCCTCGGACTGGGAGCAGTATGTAAAAATTGCGGGAGCAGTGGACAGGGAAAATGTTTTTTGCACTGTAGGTTACTTTTGCGGGCTTTTTGAACAGACTCATTACCTTATGGGGATCGATGACTGTCTGGCAGCTTTTTACGAAGAGCCTGAGGCGATGCATGAACTGGTGGAGTTTATAACCGAATACGAGCTTAAATATGCCGAAGGGGTTTGCAAGTACCTCAAGCCGGATGCCCTGTTCCACCACGATGACTGGGGAACCCAGATTTCAACCTTCATGTCCCCTGCCATGTTTGACGAGTTTTACCTGGACTCGTACAAGAAGGTCTACGCTTATTACAAGAGTCACGGAGTAGAAATTATTGTGCACCACAGCGATTCCTATGCCGCGACCCTGGTACCCCAGATGATCGAAATGGGGGTTGATGTCTTCCAGGGCTGTACGACCCAAAACAATGTTCCCGACCTGGTGAAAAAGTACGGCGGAAAAATATCCTTTATGGGTGATCTCAACAATGGGGTATTGGACAAAGGGGACTGGACAAAAGAGCTGGTACGCTCGGAAGTCGAACGGGCCTGCCGGAATAACGGCAAACTCTACTATATTCCCTGCCTTACCATGGGCGGCCCAGGCAGCACCTTCCCCGGCGTATATGAAGCGGTCAATGAAGAAATCGATCGTATGAGTAAGGAGCTGTTCTAG
- a CDS encoding PucR family transcriptional regulator, with protein sequence MLFYLFEKKQRLSYLSGGSGSFVSSVRVLDTDSPEPDFLYICGSLEDLDRITKPVSCSFLLTGPVEKQSIPEQLRGLDIACVTESTPVVKVLQDVFALILSLVNWDIRLNNASFEGTEYANLFKIIREQFTMPFLLHDRNFGIIAYSQDSLADPKRELVPIERVNEIIMEEGTVHKIFEHREPYIYPPFPCEERWLCSNFFSGNHFECRFIAAYDQSSPNINGQLELLKICCAYTGKIFINKSGKLIDKRQNEELHELIRSYIQQSSDLTGQDIIPIIKRTDWQIQDQYRVVIFRMPDAMEFKNSSSYLCRYLETDVIHSCALIMEPLIIWIMNYRFQGKTKYQFGDYRKVVPYLVREFNCKAGMSNKMGSFMGLRDAYTQANAALRLGEKKDPHLWCYNFADYTMEYITDRLTSELSPENMLHPGVIALTEYDKQNGTEYLKTIQYFSDARYNMTTAAARLPVHRLTFLRRLEKIKEISRIDFENSDELLLIQLSLNILGASKN encoded by the coding sequence ATGCTTTTTTACCTATTTGAAAAAAAACAGAGACTTAGCTATCTGAGCGGAGGTTCCGGGAGTTTTGTTTCTTCGGTCCGGGTCCTTGATACGGATAGCCCGGAGCCGGATTTTTTGTATATATGCGGCAGCCTGGAAGATCTGGACCGTATTACAAAACCGGTTTCCTGTTCTTTCCTGCTTACCGGCCCGGTGGAGAAACAGAGCATACCGGAGCAGCTGCGCGGCCTGGACATAGCCTGCGTTACCGAGTCTACGCCGGTGGTCAAGGTTCTACAGGATGTTTTTGCCTTGATCCTGAGCCTGGTGAATTGGGACATCCGCCTTAATAACGCCAGCTTTGAAGGAACCGAGTATGCCAATTTATTTAAAATTATCCGGGAACAGTTTACCATGCCCTTTCTCCTCCATGACCGGAATTTTGGAATTATTGCCTATTCTCAGGATAGTTTAGCGGATCCAAAAAGGGAACTTGTCCCCATAGAGAGGGTTAATGAAATAATTATGGAAGAGGGGACGGTTCACAAAATTTTTGAACATCGGGAGCCCTATATTTACCCCCCCTTTCCCTGTGAAGAACGGTGGCTCTGTAGTAATTTTTTCAGCGGAAACCACTTTGAATGCCGTTTTATCGCCGCTTACGATCAAAGTTCCCCCAATATAAACGGGCAGTTGGAATTGCTGAAGATTTGCTGCGCTTACACAGGCAAAATTTTTATCAATAAATCGGGGAAGCTGATCGACAAAAGACAGAATGAAGAACTCCATGAATTGATACGGAGTTATATCCAACAGTCAAGCGATCTTACCGGTCAGGATATTATCCCCATTATCAAAAGGACAGACTGGCAAATACAGGATCAATATAGGGTAGTGATTTTTCGTATGCCCGATGCCATGGAGTTTAAAAACAGCTCATCCTATCTGTGCAGATACCTGGAAACCGATGTTATACATTCCTGCGCACTGATTATGGAGCCCCTGATTATATGGATAATGAATTACCGGTTTCAGGGAAAGACGAAATATCAATTTGGGGATTACCGTAAAGTAGTTCCCTATCTGGTTCGGGAATTTAACTGTAAGGCGGGAATGTCAAACAAGATGGGTTCTTTTATGGGCCTGCGGGACGCTTACACCCAGGCCAATGCGGCGCTGCGATTGGGGGAAAAAAAGGATCCCCATCTTTGGTGTTATAATTTTGCTGACTATACCATGGAATATATTACCGATCGCCTTACCAGCGAGTTATCCCCGGAAAACATGCTCCACCCCGGGGTTATCGCCCTTACGGAATACGATAAACAAAACGGCACTGAATATCTGAAGACTATCCAATATTTTTCTGATGCGCGGTATAATATGACGACTGCAGCTGCAAGGCTGCCGGTTCACCGCTTAACTTTTCTGCGCCGCTTGGAAAAGATAAAGGAGATATCCAGGATAGATTTTGAAAACTCCGATGAACTGCTCCTTATCCAGCTTTCATTAAATATTTTGGGCGCCTCTAAAAACTAA
- the yajC gene encoding preprotein translocase subunit YajC encodes MNSLIFSLLLGAQGGAEGGGSGSIISTFVPFILIIGIFYFLIIRPQNKKQKETQKMLNAIKKGDKIVTIGGIHGVIQTVKESTVVVKIDESVKVEFSRSAIATVVADGGGKAEKVEKIEDKKTETSDDKPAQEGGAEDSKN; translated from the coding sequence ATGAATTCACTTATTTTTTCTCTTCTTTTGGGCGCCCAGGGAGGGGCCGAGGGTGGGGGTTCCGGTTCCATTATCAGCACCTTTGTTCCCTTTATCCTGATCATTGGTATCTTCTACTTTCTTATCATCCGGCCCCAGAACAAAAAACAGAAAGAAACCCAGAAAATGCTGAATGCCATAAAAAAGGGCGATAAAATCGTCACTATCGGCGGTATCCACGGGGTTATCCAGACCGTGAAGGAATCCACGGTGGTAGTTAAAATAGACGAAAGCGTCAAGGTCGAATTCAGCCGCAGTGCCATAGCCACGGTGGTGGCGGATGGTGGCGGAAAAGCCGAAAAGGTTGAAAAGATCGAAGATAAGAAAACGGAAACCTCGGATGACAAGCCTGCCCAGGAGGGTGGTGCGGAAGATTCTAAGAACTAA
- the secF gene encoding protein translocase subunit SecF yields the protein MKIIRFSRLFVPTAIVSTVLIIGGLISYSLKGFNLGVDFQAGLIQEVQFAPTAFSLTYNGRGNASVSMDRNGFYIVISGSGVEGVTHNFPFTAYPSIGTLTAALSSTVDGIQVNTSAPGSAVSLSLVQSAQGNPQLGSDPYRIHYLPDNLPVIPIEDVRSALTPLGTVSVQVLGQDADRNFMIRMEDSEIDGGQGIPAEKIISVLEEVFGTGGVAVTRSDYVGSRFSKQLSDQAGILMALTLLLILIYASIRFKPQFAIGAVLAIAHDALIIVAFVTWTRMEFNTTTIAAILTILGYSINDTIVIFDRIRETRRIYPDAAFVDVLDRAMTETLSRTIITTLTTMLAVLSLFIFTTGSMKDFAQALLVGMLSGVYSTIFIASGFVNFWDVQAKKRAKKRSAVVKVSV from the coding sequence ATGAAGATTATTCGTTTTTCGCGCTTGTTTGTTCCTACGGCGATTGTTTCGACGGTCTTGATTATTGGGGGGCTTATCAGCTATTCCTTAAAGGGCTTTAACCTGGGGGTCGATTTCCAGGCAGGGCTCATCCAGGAAGTGCAGTTTGCCCCCACGGCTTTTTCCCTGACCTACAATGGCCGGGGAAACGCCTCTGTTTCTATGGACCGTAATGGTTTCTATATTGTTATATCCGGTTCCGGTGTAGAAGGGGTAACCCATAACTTTCCTTTCACCGCCTACCCAAGCATCGGTACTTTAACCGCTGCCCTGTCTTCCACGGTGGATGGAATACAGGTAAATACCTCGGCTCCGGGCAGCGCAGTATCACTATCCCTGGTCCAGAGCGCCCAGGGTAATCCCCAGCTTGGTTCGGATCCCTATAGGATCCACTACCTCCCCGACAACTTACCGGTGATCCCCATTGAGGATGTCCGCTCCGCCTTAACACCCCTGGGAACTGTTTCGGTCCAGGTTCTGGGACAGGACGCGGATCGTAATTTTATGATCCGTATGGAGGATAGTGAAATTGATGGTGGCCAGGGAATTCCTGCGGAAAAAATTATCTCTGTCCTGGAAGAGGTCTTTGGAACAGGCGGGGTAGCGGTAACCCGGTCGGACTATGTAGGTTCCCGGTTTTCCAAGCAGCTCTCGGATCAGGCGGGTATCCTCATGGCCCTTACCCTGCTCTTAATCCTGATCTATGCTTCCATACGGTTTAAGCCCCAATTCGCCATAGGCGCGGTTCTGGCCATTGCCCATGATGCCCTTATCATCGTGGCCTTTGTAACCTGGACCCGTATGGAATTTAACACCACCACCATTGCGGCGATCCTCACCATCTTAGGGTATTCCATCAACGATACTATCGTTATCTTCGACCGTATCCGGGAAACCCGGCGTATCTATCCCGATGCCGCCTTTGTAGACGTTCTGGATCGGGCCATGACAGAAACCCTGAGCCGTACCATTATTACCACCCTTACCACTATGCTGGCGGTTTTATCCCTCTTTATATTTACCACCGGGTCCATGAAGGATTTTGCCCAGGCCCTGTTGGTAGGTATGCTTTCCGGGGTGTATTCTACTATCTTTATCGCCTCCGGGTTTGTCAATTTCTGGGACGTCCAGGCAAAAAAACGGGCTAAGAAAAGGTCCGCCGTGGTAAAAGTAAGTGTGTAA